The proteins below are encoded in one region of Parambassis ranga unplaced genomic scaffold, fParRan2.1 scaffold_21_arrow_ctg1, whole genome shotgun sequence:
- the LOC114429859 gene encoding stonustoxin subunit beta-like, whose amino-acid sequence LSERSCEALSSVLSSQSSSLRELDLDNNDLQDSGVKLLCAGLESADCGLESLSLSGCLITQEGCASLASALTSNPSYLRELDLSYNHPGDSGVKLLSALLNSPDCSLKTLRVEHGGEQRLKPGLRKYFCQLEVDTNSVHTKLKLSDNNRKVTHVEEEQPYPDHPDRFDRFSQLLCRNVLTGRCYWEVEWRGVVYISVSYRRIRRKGDSDDCVFGENNQSWSLICSDDGYYVSHNNRVTSISSSSVSHRAAVYVDCPAGTLSFYRVSSDTLIHLHTFSTTFTQPLHELVFAHTTSRQIPIIP is encoded by the exons ctctcagagagaagctgtgaagctctgtcctcagtcctcagctcccagtcctctagtctgagagagctggatctggataataacgacctgcaggattcaggagtgaagcttctttgtgctggactggagagtgctgactgtggtctggaatcactgag tctgtcaggttgtctgatcacacaggagggctgtgcttctctggcctcggctctgacctccaacccctcctatctgagagagctggacctgagctacaatcatccaggagactcaggagtgaagctgctgtctgctttactcaacagtccagattgtagtctgaagactctcag ggtggagcatggtggagagcagaggttaaaacctgggctgaggaagt atttctgtcaacttgaagtcgacacaaactcagtgcacacaaagctcaaactgtctgacaacaacaggaaggtgacacatgtggaggaggagcagccatatcctgatcatccagacagatttgacaggttttctcagctgctgtgtagaaatgttctgactggtcgctgttactgggaggtcgagtggagaggagtggtttatatatcagtgagttacagaagaatcagaaggaaaggagacagtgatgactgcgtgtttggagaaaacaatcagtcctggagtctgatctgctctgatgatggttactatgtcagtcacaataacagagtaacatccatctcctcctcctctgtctctcacagagcagcagtgtatgtggactgtcctgctggcactctgtccttctacagagtctcctctgacacactgatccacctccacaccttcagcaccacattcactcagcctctacat gaACTGGTCTTTGCTCATACAACCTCTCGTCAGATCCCCATTATCCCTTAA
- the LOC114429860 gene encoding trace amine-associated receptor 4-like, giving the protein MITDTVALCLLAVITVCGNLLVIISIIYFKQLHTPTNSLILSLAVADLLVGIVVFPLSMALSLRSCLDLNVLSCKIFLVAQRQVRMIHNMTKCGAAVSKMERKATKTLAIVLGVFLFCWLALSNSMFNPFIYAFFYSWFRSAFKMIISGRIFQGDVTNCKLH; this is encoded by the exons ATGATAACTGACACtgttgcactat GTTTGTTAGctgttatcactgtgtgtggaaaCCTGCTTGTTATAATCTCCATCatttacttcaaacagctgcacactcctaCTAACTCTCTCATCCTGTCTCTGGCTGTGGCTGACCTGCTGGTTGGGATTGTTGTCTTTCCTCTCAGCATGGCGTTGTCGCTCAGATCTTGTCTGGATTTGAATGTTTTATCCTGCAAA ATTTTCCTCGTTGCACAGAGACAGGTGCGCATGATCCACAACATGAcaaagtgtggagcagctgtcagtaagatggagaggaaggctACCAAAACTCTGGCTATAGTTCTGGGAGTCTTTCTTTTCTGCtg GCTCGCATTATCAAACTCAATGTTCAAcccatttatttatgctttcttcTACAGCTGGTTCAGATCAGCCTTCAAAATGATCATATCTGGGAGAATATTTCAAGGTGATGTTACTAACTGTAAACTGCACTGA